DNA sequence from the Sulfurimonas sediminis genome:
ACTTTTTGTAGGAACTGCCGGAAGTTATGGAGAAAAAAAGATATTTGATATTGTAGAATCAAAAACAGCTGCAAATATTGAACTTGCTTTTTTGAGCAATGATGCTTACACACCTCTTGATAATGTTGTTACAACAAACACTACCAGTAAAAAAGATATTGTTGTCAACTCATCAAATTATATATCTACAAACGAAACATTGACAAAAAACTTTTTAAAATTTGGTATTGGGATAGAAAATATGGAATTTTTCTCGGTGTTGCGCATTGCCCAAGAGTTTAATATTCCTGCCGGTGGCGTGTTTTGTATAACAAACTATACTAACAAACAGGCTCATGAAGATTTTCTCAAGAACCAATCCAAAGCAAAAGAACTCCTTGAAGAGCATGTAAAAAAACGTATAGCAGAGCTGACAGCAAAATGAAATCTTCTTTATATGACTTCACACAAAAAGAACTGACACAGTTAGTCAAACCATCTTTTCGTGCCAAACAGATTTACGGTTGGCTCTATCATCAGTATGCACAGGATTTTGATACAATGAAAAACATCCCAAAAGCATTAAAAGAAGAACTGAGTGAAAAATATACCATCAATCCCATGGAAATCGTACGAAAAGAAGAGTCAAGCGACGGCACGATAAAATATCTTTTACAACTGCAGGACGGCAAGACTGTTGAGGCTGTCTGGCTTAAAATGAAAGATGAGCAAGTTAATGAAAATGGTGAAATAACACAAGAGGCAAAATATACAATCTGTGTTTCCACGCAGGTTGGCTGTAAAGTCGGTTGTAGTTTTTGTTTGACAGCCAAAGGCGGTTTTACCCGTGATTTGACTGCCGGAGAAATTGTTGCACAGGTAGTAACGCTCAAACGTGACAACAAACACAAACATAACAGAAAAATAAATATAGTATATATGGGAATGGGAGAACCTCTCGACAATCTTGAAAATCTTGCACAGGCTATAGAAATTTTTAAAGAAGAAGAGGGACTTGCCATTTCTGCAAAAAGACAAACAGTCAGTACAAGTGGTCTCAGTAACAAAATAGACAAACTCGGTCAAATGGATCTGGGTATACATATAGCCATATCACTCCATGCAGTTGATGATGAACTGCGCAGTGAACTTATTCCGATGAATAAAGCACATAACATCAACTCCATTATAGAAGCGGTAAAACGCTTTCCTATTGATACGCGCAAGCGTGTTATGTTTGAATACCTTGTGATTAAAAATAAAAATGATGATTTAGGCTCTGCAAAAAAACTTGTCAAGCTTCTGAACGGAATCAAAGCAAAGGTAAACCTTATCTATTTTAATCCCTACCCGGGCACACCGTATGAACGTCCTTCATGTGAAGATATGATAAAGTTTCAGGAATACCTGATAAACCATGGTCTGCTCTCTACCATACGTGATTCCAAAGGGATAGACATCAGTGCGGCATGCGGACAGTTAAAAGAAAAAAACCAAGATGAGATAAACAGTTAGATAACGAGTCTAGTAGTATAATTATAACAAAAATCAAGGATAGTTATGAGTAGTGTTGATATCAGTGAAGTAGTTTTGTTAGTGTTTGTTTTTGCAATTGGCGTTGGCGGTTTTATTTGGGCAGCAACAAAAGAAGAGAAAGAATAAACTTTCAGTAAAAATTCTATCAAGTCAAACAAAGTCTGAAGCAGACGACCAACACACCAGGGAGGTCGTCTATGAGTGTAATAATACCCTACTAATCTTAAAAATATATTTCATCTTAAAATAAATTTTAATCATAATAAAATATGCAAATTTCTTCTGAATGTGTAGTATTCACACATTGTTCTAAAGTGTGAATATCACATAATTAAATAGCTAAATAATTTATAAATTTTCTCGTAATTTAAGAAATAATTTATGTAAAATCTAGCTTAAAATAATTTATGAGCCCTTTTAAAAGCCTGTTCTCAGGGCTCTAAAGAGATTTTAAAAAATTATTCACATAAATGAAAGTAATATTTGTTCTTGAATCAAAAAGTTATTCACATTACATGTAATAAACATATCTTTAAGAAATCTACCTTGCTTTTTATGCTGTAAGGTTTCTCATATAAATGAAATGCAAGTTCACTGGCATGTAACAGTAAACGTTTTGCTCCACTGTTTTCTATCCTCTGATCTTCAGACAACTCTCTGTCTAAAAATTTAACAATATTCTCTTCACTCTGTCCATAAATAGGATCACCGACAATAGGATGTTTCACGTGAAACAAGTGGACACGTATTTGATGCTGTCTTCCGGTATATGGCAGACACTCCACAAGTGTCATATTTAATTTTGGAAAATACTCCAATGGTTTAAAAACTGTTTTGGAAGCTTTTCCTTTTTCATCTACTTTCACAACCATACGAACAATCGCACTTTCATCTTCTGCTCTTAAGAGAGGTTCTTCAACAGTAAGTTCTTTATCAAAGTAACCATGCACGAATGCCAGATATTTTTTTTTCATATCTCTGTGTTCAAACATCATTTTAATGTCTCTTTCGCTTTGTTTGTTTTTTGCGCACAAAACGAGTCCACTTGTCTCTTGATCAATTCTGTGTGTAATATTTGCATCTCTGCCGTATTGGTATTTTAATTCATCTATAAGAGAGTAGGGCGTGTATCTGTTTTGAGGATGAATAAGCACACCACTCGGCTTGTCAAAAACAACAAACTCTTCTTCTTCGTATGTAGGTTCCAGACCTTTTGTTATCGGTTCAAAATAAATAAATTCAAATTCGCCTTCTATTTCACCGGCAGTTCTTGTCATTGGCGTGTCGTTGACAAAAAGCCTGCCTTTTGCGATGAGACGCTGTGCCTCTTTTTGGGTGTACCCTAGTTCTTGAATTAAATATAAAAATGCTTTTTGTTTTTTTGGTGCAAACATTCTCTTTCTTACGAATGGCAAATTTCAATCCTCTTTAATGAATATTTGAGTAAAATAAACTACTTTAATCTATGCGAATTCTAGCATAAAAACAATCATAAGGAACCTATATAATGGTAGATAGATATTCACGGGAAGAGATGGCATCAAAATGGACATACCAGGCAAAATACCAGGCATGGCTTGATGTTGAAATCGCTGTAGTAAAAGCTTGGGCAAAATTGGGAAAAATCCCTCAGGAAGATGCAGATAAAATTGTTAAGAATGCAAAGTTTGACATCAAACGCATAGATGAAATAGAAGCGGTAACACGCCATGATCTTATAGCATTTACAACTTCGGTATCAGAATCTCTCGGTGAAGAGAGCCGATGGTTTCATTATGGTATGACATCTTCAGATACTATTGATACAGCAGTTGCTCTTCAAATGAAAGAGTCACTCGCTTTAATCATAAAAGATGTGAAAATGATTATGGAGTCTATCAAAAAACGTGCCATGGAACACAAAATGACTTTAATGGTCGGACGTTCTCACGGTATACACGGAGAACCTATAACATTTGGTCTCGTGTTAGCTGTCTGGTATGATGAAATGGCTCGTCATCTCGAAAATCTTGAACAGACTATGGATGTTATAGCAGTCGGACAGGTAAGCGGTGCTATGGGTAACTTTGCACATGCTCCTTTGGAACTTGAAGAGTATACCTGTGAAGAACTCGGTCTTAAACCTGCTCCGGTTTCAAACCAGGTTGTACAACGTGACCGTTATGCAAGATTGGCAACTGCCTTGGCATTACTGGCAAGCTCTATAGAAAAATTTGCCGTTCAGGTTCGTCACTGGCAAAGAACAGAAGTCTATGAGTGTGAAGAGTATTTTGCAAAAGGGCAAAAAGGTTCTTCTGCAATGCCGCACAAACGTAACCCGATTCTGACAGAAAATATAACAGGACTTGCACGTATGATTAGAGCATATGCAAACCCTGCTATGGAAAATGTAGCTCTTTGGCATGAACGCGACATCTCCCACTCATCAACAGAACGTTTTTGGCTGCCTGATGCATTTATTACTAGTGACTTTATGCTTCACCGCATGAATAATGTTATCGCAAACCTGACTGTATACCCTGAAAATATGATGAAAAATCTCAACCTGACAGGCGGGCTTGTTTTTTCACAGCGTGTTTTACTTGAACTTCCTCTGCAGGGTGTGAGTCGTGAAGATGCCTACAGAATCGTACAAAGAAATGCCATGAAAGTCTGGGAAGAGATTCAACAGGGCAAACCTACTGTGAATGAAAATGGAGAGAGTCTCTATCTGAACCATTTGCTTGCTGATGAGGAATTAAGAAATTCACTCAGTGAAGAAGTAATCAGAGAATGTTTTAATTATGATTACTATACAAAAAATGTAGATAAAATATTTGCAAGAGTTTTTAAATAAATTTCATCTTTTAGTAATGTATTTGATGGTAAGATACTTTTATTAAAATATAAAGGTTTCTTATGAAAATCAACATACAAAATATTAATATAAATATAACTGCAGGAGCTATAATTATTGCACTTATATATTTGGTTGGAGAAAAACTATAATGATAACAGTTATAAAACGAAACGGACGAACAGAGCCTCTTGATATATCCAAAATCCAAAAATACACATCTGCCGCAGTGAAAGGTTTGGCCAATGTCAGTCAGAGTGAACTCGAAGTGGATGCACAAATTCACTTTCGTGATGGCATAACATCAAAAGAGATACAAGAAACACTTATAAAAACGGCAGTAGATAAAATAGATATTGATGCACCCAACTGGACATTTGTAGCTTCACGTCTGTTCCTGTTTAACCTTTACCATCAGGTCAACGGATTTACAGGATACGGCAAACTTGAAAAGTATTTTGAAAAAGGGGAAAAAGAGGGTCGCATACTTTTGGGTTTGAAAGAGATGTATGATCTTGATGAACTTGAAAAGCATATCAAACCTGAAAGAGATCTGCAGTTTAACTATCTTGGCATAAAAACACTTTATGACAGATATTTGATAAAAGACAGAGATGCCAATCCCATAGAACTGCCCCAGCATATGTTTATGGCAATTGCGATGTTTTTGGCACAGCGTGAGCAAAACCGCCAAGAATGGGCCATCAAATTTTATAACATGATAAGCAAATTCGAAGTTATGTTAGCCACTCCCACACTCTCCAATGCAAGAACTCCAAGACACCAGTTAAGTTCATGTTACATAGGCTCGACTCCTGATAATATCGAAGGTATATTTGACACCTATAAAGAGATGGCAATGCTTTCGAAATTTGGTGGAGGAATCGGCTGGGACTGGACCCAGGTTCGTTCAATGGGTTCTTTTATAGACGGCCATAAAAATGCCGCAGGTGGTACTATTCCCTTTTTAAAAATAACAAATGACATTGCCATCGCCGTAGACCAGCTCGGTACCAGAAAAGGTGCTATCGCCGTTTACCTTGAGCCATGGCATATAGATATCAACGACTTCCTGGATCTAAAGAAAAACTCTGGTGAAGAGCGTCGTCGCGCTCACGACCTGTTTCCGTCTCTGTGGCTAAACGATATGTTTATGAAACGTGTAGAAGAAGATGCAATCTGGACACTTTTTGATCCCTATGACACCAGAGAACTCACAAATGTCTATGGTGAAGAGTTTAACAAACTTTATCTCAAATTCGAACAGGATGAGAGCATCATCAAAGAAAAAATCAAAGCAAAAGATTTATGGAAAAAGATTTTGACTTCTTATTTTGAGACAGGTTCTCCGTTTCTTTGTTTTAAAGATAATGCCAACCGTGCAAACCCGAATGATCATTACGGAATTATCAGAAGTTCCAATCTTTGTACAGAAATTTTTCAAAACACACAACCTAACCATTATAAAATAAAGTTTATTTTTGAAAACGGTGACAGTGTTAGTTATGAAGAAGAGGAGTTGGTAACTGTAGACAGCGGTATAACAAAACCCGCCAAAAAAGTTACTGCTTTGGATTCACTGGGCGGACTTCCTATTTTTGCTGTGGAAAAAGAAAAAATTGACGGCGCTACGGCTGTTTGTAACCTTGCCTCTATAAATCTTTCACGCATAAATACGAAAGAAGACATAGACAGAATTGTTCCAACAGCTATTAGATGTTTGGACAATGTTATAGATTTGAATTTTTATCCCGTTGAAAAAGTAAAACGCACAAACATGCGAAGCCGCTCTATCGGTTTGGGTGTTATGGGCGAAGCACAGATGCTTGCAGAAGCCGGTATCATGTGGGGAAGTCAGGAACATTTTGACAAAATAGACGAAATTATGGAAGCTGTTTGTTATAACGCGGTTTCCGCATCTTCCGACTTGGCTGTTGAAAAAGGAAGCTATCCTGAATTTGAAGGCAGTAAATGGAGCAGAGGAATAATGCCTCAAGACCATGCAAACGCCGAAGTTGTAAATCTGGTTGACCGTGGCGGACTCTTTGCTTCAAAATACGAATG
Encoded proteins:
- a CDS encoding purine-nucleoside phosphorylase, yielding MIICAGNNETFSFATPMGVGLIETAMNLTRLCLFDKPEFLLFVGTAGSYGEKKIFDIVESKTAANIELAFLSNDAYTPLDNVVTTNTTSKKDIVVNSSNYISTNETLTKNFLKFGIGIENMEFFSVLRIAQEFNIPAGGVFCITNYTNKQAHEDFLKNQSKAKELLEEHVKKRIAELTAK
- the rlmN gene encoding 23S rRNA (adenine(2503)-C(2))-methyltransferase RlmN, producing MKSSLYDFTQKELTQLVKPSFRAKQIYGWLYHQYAQDFDTMKNIPKALKEELSEKYTINPMEIVRKEESSDGTIKYLLQLQDGKTVEAVWLKMKDEQVNENGEITQEAKYTICVSTQVGCKVGCSFCLTAKGGFTRDLTAGEIVAQVVTLKRDNKHKHNRKINIVYMGMGEPLDNLENLAQAIEIFKEEEGLAISAKRQTVSTSGLSNKIDKLGQMDLGIHIAISLHAVDDELRSELIPMNKAHNINSIIEAVKRFPIDTRKRVMFEYLVIKNKNDDLGSAKKLVKLLNGIKAKVNLIYFNPYPGTPYERPSCEDMIKFQEYLINHGLLSTIRDSKGIDISAACGQLKEKNQDEINS
- a CDS encoding RluA family pseudouridine synthase; amino-acid sequence: MPFVRKRMFAPKKQKAFLYLIQELGYTQKEAQRLIAKGRLFVNDTPMTRTAGEIEGEFEFIYFEPITKGLEPTYEEEEFVVFDKPSGVLIHPQNRYTPYSLIDELKYQYGRDANITHRIDQETSGLVLCAKNKQSERDIKMMFEHRDMKKKYLAFVHGYFDKELTVEEPLLRAEDESAIVRMVVKVDEKGKASKTVFKPLEYFPKLNMTLVECLPYTGRQHQIRVHLFHVKHPIVGDPIYGQSEENIVKFLDRELSEDQRIENSGAKRLLLHASELAFHLYEKPYSIKSKVDFLKICLLHVM
- the purB gene encoding adenylosuccinate lyase, coding for MVDRYSREEMASKWTYQAKYQAWLDVEIAVVKAWAKLGKIPQEDADKIVKNAKFDIKRIDEIEAVTRHDLIAFTTSVSESLGEESRWFHYGMTSSDTIDTAVALQMKESLALIIKDVKMIMESIKKRAMEHKMTLMVGRSHGIHGEPITFGLVLAVWYDEMARHLENLEQTMDVIAVGQVSGAMGNFAHAPLELEEYTCEELGLKPAPVSNQVVQRDRYARLATALALLASSIEKFAVQVRHWQRTEVYECEEYFAKGQKGSSAMPHKRNPILTENITGLARMIRAYANPAMENVALWHERDISHSSTERFWLPDAFITSDFMLHRMNNVIANLTVYPENMMKNLNLTGGLVFSQRVLLELPLQGVSREDAYRIVQRNAMKVWEEIQQGKPTVNENGESLYLNHLLADEELRNSLSEEVIRECFNYDYYTKNVDKIFARVFK
- a CDS encoding ribonucleoside-diphosphate reductase subunit alpha, whose translation is MITVIKRNGRTEPLDISKIQKYTSAAVKGLANVSQSELEVDAQIHFRDGITSKEIQETLIKTAVDKIDIDAPNWTFVASRLFLFNLYHQVNGFTGYGKLEKYFEKGEKEGRILLGLKEMYDLDELEKHIKPERDLQFNYLGIKTLYDRYLIKDRDANPIELPQHMFMAIAMFLAQREQNRQEWAIKFYNMISKFEVMLATPTLSNARTPRHQLSSCYIGSTPDNIEGIFDTYKEMAMLSKFGGGIGWDWTQVRSMGSFIDGHKNAAGGTIPFLKITNDIAIAVDQLGTRKGAIAVYLEPWHIDINDFLDLKKNSGEERRRAHDLFPSLWLNDMFMKRVEEDAIWTLFDPYDTRELTNVYGEEFNKLYLKFEQDESIIKEKIKAKDLWKKILTSYFETGSPFLCFKDNANRANPNDHYGIIRSSNLCTEIFQNTQPNHYKIKFIFENGDSVSYEEEELVTVDSGITKPAKKVTALDSLGGLPIFAVEKEKIDGATAVCNLASINLSRINTKEDIDRIVPTAIRCLDNVIDLNFYPVEKVKRTNMRSRSIGLGVMGEAQMLAEAGIMWGSQEHFDKIDEIMEAVCYNAVSASSDLAVEKGSYPEFEGSKWSRGIMPQDHANAEVVNLVDRGGLFASKYEWDELRAKVKKQGMRNGYLMAVAPTSSISILTGTTQAIEPVFKRKWSEENLSGLIPVVVPNLSPETWSYYTPAYDLNQTVLIKAAAIRQKWIDQGQSLNIFITLDKASGRYLNEIYMLAWKLGLKSTYYLRSQSPEMASDVEDRSMECVGCQ